A genome region from Glycine max cultivar Williams 82 chromosome 5, Glycine_max_v4.0, whole genome shotgun sequence includes the following:
- the LOC100785846 gene encoding protein arginine N-methyltransferase 1.6 isoform X2, with protein MISVFPKTLIATRFLSRTRPRIHTPKLTAIRTMSSSTQRMFQLKLDPITGNSEWVVIEDNDDGDESFAHNFHQPLLATTSYLDMLNDSPRNTAFRQAIQKTITKPCHVLDIGAGTGLLSMMAARAMGDEGRVTACESYLPMVKLMKKVLRINGMEGRVKVINKRSDELEVGLDIPSRADALVSEILDSELLGEGLIPTLQHAHDNLLVENALTVPYRATTYGQLVESTFLWQLHDLHSIEATVSDGIQLTPPGLDSVLSVKRQQYAMHCNPIQEEIKLLSEPFKIFEFDFWKRPESSGETELCVKATNDGRIHAVVSWWVLQLDREGTIYYSTAPRWISSPTITSPVGWCDHWKQCVWFVPGSGISIFKGEEIHLHATHTETSISYNLDTQVPTSEILNHRCMTGDLQLVLPPERVAIYGDKGWRLSMLKAVQSMGRDHPLCLVADDSVFLPLLVAQLSEASHVMSLLPGLKERGLQYLQAAAHANGLSRNCIEVLEKRVKQLTMHDIHQKKVDLLIAEPFYVGHDGMLPWQNLRFWKDRTTLNDILSEDALIIPSKGILRACAISLPDLWKSRCCLSNVEGFDHSVVNATLGACSNLPELEEGPCLPFFVWQCGEFDVLSETFDVMEFDFSKQICLCQGKSQVKFTKTGVCHGFVLWIDWVMDLQNSVVISTGPDRRYWKQGVKLLGTPRTVGPQRSRNVQACSAVLEACFNPLQGELKIILDFL; from the exons ATGATTTCTGTGTTCCCCAAAACCCTAATCGCCACTCGTTTCCTTTCCCGAACCCGACCTCGAATACATACTCCCAAACTAACCGCCATTAGAACCATGAGCTCGTCCACCCAGCGCATGTTCCAGCTCAAGCTTGACCCAATAACGGGTAACTCTGAATGGGTCGTCATCGAAGACAACGACGACGGAGACGAAAGCTTCGCCCATAATTTCCACCAACCCCTCCTCGCCACGACGTCGTATCTGGACATGCTCAACGATTCCCCCAGAAACACTGCGTTTCGCCAAGCCATTCAAAAAACCATCACCAAACCTTGCCACGTTCTCGATATCGG TGCTGGAACTGGGTTGCTTTCGATGATGGCTGCACGTGCCATGGGTGATGAAGGGAGGGTCACGGCGTGTGAGTCTTACCTTCCAATGGTGAAGCTGATGAAGAAGGTGCTGCGAATTAATGGCATGGAGGGAAGAGTCAAGGTCATCAACAAGCGCTCGGATGAACTCGAAGTTGGTCTCGATATCCCTTCGCGTGCAGATGCTCTT GTGAGCGAGATACTTGATTCAGAGCTGCTGGGCGAGGGGCTTATACCGACCCTACAACATGCACATGACAATTTGTTGGTAGAAAATGCTCTGACTGTGCCATATCGAGCAACTACATACGGACAG CTGGTTGAAAGCACATTCTTATGGCAGTTGCATGATTTGCATAGCATTGAGGCTACTGTATCTGATGGCATTCAACTTACTCCTCCCGGACTTGATAGTGTGTTAAGTGTCAAACGTCAGCAATATGCCATGCATTGCAATCCTATACAAGAAGAAATAAAACTG CTTTCAGAACCCTTcaaaatttttgaatttgatttttggaaaCGGCCAGAGAGTTCTGGAGAAACTGAGCTGTGTGTAAAGGCAACTAATGATGGGAGAATTCATGCTGTGGTCTCTTG GTGGGTACTTCAACTTGATCGTGAAGGGACCATCTATTATTCCACTGCTCCTAGGTGGATAAGCTCACCAACAATTACAA GTCCTGTTGGTTGGTGTGACCACTGGAAACAGTGTGTTTGGTTTGTTCCTGGCAGTGGTATTTCCATATTCAAAGGGGAAGAAATTCATTTACATGCTACTCATACTGAGACAAGTATCTCATATAATTTAGATACTCAAGTACCTACATCTGAGATTTTGAACCATAGGTGTATGACTGGAGATTTGCAGCTTGTACTGCCACCAGAAAGGGTTGCAATCTATGGAGACAAAGGATGGAGGCTTTCAATGTTGAAAGCAGTACAAAGCATG GGAAGAGATCACCCGTTATGCTTAGTTGCAGATGATAGTGTGTTTTTACCTCTTCTTGTGGCACAGCTTTCAGAAGCATCACATGTAATGTCATTACTTCCGGGGCTTAAGGAAAGAGGCCTACAATATTTGCAAGCGGCTGCCCATGCAAATGGTTTGTCACGTAATTGCATAGAAGTTCTTGAAAAAAGGGTGAAACAGTTAACCATGCATGATATACACCAGAAAAAG GTTGATCTGTTGATAGCAGAACCTTTCTATGTAGGGCATGATGGCATGCTTCCATGGCAGAACCTGCGGTTTTG gAAGGATCGTACAACACTTAATGATATCCTCtctgaagatgctctgataatTCCTAGTAAAGGAATATTGAGAGCATGTGCCATCTCTCTTCCT GATCTTTGGAAAAGTCGTTGTTGCTTGAGTAATGTTGAAGGTTTTGACCATTCAGTTGTAAATGCTACACTGGGGGCCTGCAGTAATCTACCTGAACTAGAAGAGGGTCCTTGCCTGCCTTTTTTTGTCTGGCAGTGTGGAGAATTTGAT GTGCTTAGTGAGACATTTGATGTGATGGAGTttgatttttcaaaacaaatatgCCTATGTCAAGGAAAATCCCAG GTTAAGTTCACCAAGACCGGGGTATGTCATGGATTTGTGCTGTGGATTGACTGGGTGATGGATTTGCAAAATTCTGTTGTGATATCAACTGGTCCAG ATAGGAGATATTGGAAGCAGGGAGTAAAGCTTCTTGGAACACCTAGAACAGTAGGACCTCAAAGATCAAGAAATGTCCAAGCATGTTCTGCAGTTCTGGAAGCTTGTTTCAATCCATTACAGGGGGAACTCAAAATTATACTTGATTTCTTATGA
- the LOC100785846 gene encoding protein arginine N-methyltransferase 1.6 isoform X1: protein MISVFPKTLIATRFLSRTRPRIHTPKLTAIRTMSSSTQRMFQLKLDPITGNSEWVVIEDNDDGDESFAHNFHQPLLATTSYLDMLNDSPRNTAFRQAIQKTITKPCHVLDIGAGTGLLSMMAARAMGDEGRVTACESYLPMVKLMKKVLRINGMEGRVKVINKRSDELEVGLDIPSRADALVSEILDSELLGEGLIPTLQHAHDNLLVENALTVPYRATTYGQLVESTFLWQLHDLHSIEATVSDGIQLTPPGLDSVLSVKRQQYAMHCNPIQEEIKLLSEPFKIFEFDFWKRPESSGETELCVKATNDGRIHAVVSWWVLQLDREGTIYYSTAPRWISSPTITSPVGWCDHWKQCVWFVPGSGISIFKGEEIHLHATHTETSISYNLDTQVPTSEILNHRCMTGDLQLVLPPERVAIYGDKGWRLSMLKAVQSMLQGRDHPLCLVADDSVFLPLLVAQLSEASHVMSLLPGLKERGLQYLQAAAHANGLSRNCIEVLEKRVKQLTMHDIHQKKVDLLIAEPFYVGHDGMLPWQNLRFWKDRTTLNDILSEDALIIPSKGILRACAISLPDLWKSRCCLSNVEGFDHSVVNATLGACSNLPELEEGPCLPFFVWQCGEFDVLSETFDVMEFDFSKQICLCQGKSQVKFTKTGVCHGFVLWIDWVMDLQNSVVISTGPDRRYWKQGVKLLGTPRTVGPQRSRNVQACSAVLEACFNPLQGELKIILDFL, encoded by the exons ATGATTTCTGTGTTCCCCAAAACCCTAATCGCCACTCGTTTCCTTTCCCGAACCCGACCTCGAATACATACTCCCAAACTAACCGCCATTAGAACCATGAGCTCGTCCACCCAGCGCATGTTCCAGCTCAAGCTTGACCCAATAACGGGTAACTCTGAATGGGTCGTCATCGAAGACAACGACGACGGAGACGAAAGCTTCGCCCATAATTTCCACCAACCCCTCCTCGCCACGACGTCGTATCTGGACATGCTCAACGATTCCCCCAGAAACACTGCGTTTCGCCAAGCCATTCAAAAAACCATCACCAAACCTTGCCACGTTCTCGATATCGG TGCTGGAACTGGGTTGCTTTCGATGATGGCTGCACGTGCCATGGGTGATGAAGGGAGGGTCACGGCGTGTGAGTCTTACCTTCCAATGGTGAAGCTGATGAAGAAGGTGCTGCGAATTAATGGCATGGAGGGAAGAGTCAAGGTCATCAACAAGCGCTCGGATGAACTCGAAGTTGGTCTCGATATCCCTTCGCGTGCAGATGCTCTT GTGAGCGAGATACTTGATTCAGAGCTGCTGGGCGAGGGGCTTATACCGACCCTACAACATGCACATGACAATTTGTTGGTAGAAAATGCTCTGACTGTGCCATATCGAGCAACTACATACGGACAG CTGGTTGAAAGCACATTCTTATGGCAGTTGCATGATTTGCATAGCATTGAGGCTACTGTATCTGATGGCATTCAACTTACTCCTCCCGGACTTGATAGTGTGTTAAGTGTCAAACGTCAGCAATATGCCATGCATTGCAATCCTATACAAGAAGAAATAAAACTG CTTTCAGAACCCTTcaaaatttttgaatttgatttttggaaaCGGCCAGAGAGTTCTGGAGAAACTGAGCTGTGTGTAAAGGCAACTAATGATGGGAGAATTCATGCTGTGGTCTCTTG GTGGGTACTTCAACTTGATCGTGAAGGGACCATCTATTATTCCACTGCTCCTAGGTGGATAAGCTCACCAACAATTACAA GTCCTGTTGGTTGGTGTGACCACTGGAAACAGTGTGTTTGGTTTGTTCCTGGCAGTGGTATTTCCATATTCAAAGGGGAAGAAATTCATTTACATGCTACTCATACTGAGACAAGTATCTCATATAATTTAGATACTCAAGTACCTACATCTGAGATTTTGAACCATAGGTGTATGACTGGAGATTTGCAGCTTGTACTGCCACCAGAAAGGGTTGCAATCTATGGAGACAAAGGATGGAGGCTTTCAATGTTGAAAGCAGTACAAAGCATG TTGCAGGGAAGAGATCACCCGTTATGCTTAGTTGCAGATGATAGTGTGTTTTTACCTCTTCTTGTGGCACAGCTTTCAGAAGCATCACATGTAATGTCATTACTTCCGGGGCTTAAGGAAAGAGGCCTACAATATTTGCAAGCGGCTGCCCATGCAAATGGTTTGTCACGTAATTGCATAGAAGTTCTTGAAAAAAGGGTGAAACAGTTAACCATGCATGATATACACCAGAAAAAG GTTGATCTGTTGATAGCAGAACCTTTCTATGTAGGGCATGATGGCATGCTTCCATGGCAGAACCTGCGGTTTTG gAAGGATCGTACAACACTTAATGATATCCTCtctgaagatgctctgataatTCCTAGTAAAGGAATATTGAGAGCATGTGCCATCTCTCTTCCT GATCTTTGGAAAAGTCGTTGTTGCTTGAGTAATGTTGAAGGTTTTGACCATTCAGTTGTAAATGCTACACTGGGGGCCTGCAGTAATCTACCTGAACTAGAAGAGGGTCCTTGCCTGCCTTTTTTTGTCTGGCAGTGTGGAGAATTTGAT GTGCTTAGTGAGACATTTGATGTGATGGAGTttgatttttcaaaacaaatatgCCTATGTCAAGGAAAATCCCAG GTTAAGTTCACCAAGACCGGGGTATGTCATGGATTTGTGCTGTGGATTGACTGGGTGATGGATTTGCAAAATTCTGTTGTGATATCAACTGGTCCAG ATAGGAGATATTGGAAGCAGGGAGTAAAGCTTCTTGGAACACCTAGAACAGTAGGACCTCAAAGATCAAGAAATGTCCAAGCATGTTCTGCAGTTCTGGAAGCTTGTTTCAATCCATTACAGGGGGAACTCAAAATTATACTTGATTTCTTATGA